The Rhodococcus triatomae genome includes a window with the following:
- a CDS encoding SDR family oxidoreductase, giving the protein MARTFLITGSASGIGAATSAHLRRQGAHVIGVDLRDADITADLATDEGRTTLAEQAGELTGGRLDGVVACAGVALFDPLTIKVNYFGAVATLESLRPLLAAGTDPRAVVISSVASVHPSDPAIVDAALAGDEEAAVDAARAAVDSGAGALVYGSSKAAIARWVRRTAITPEWAGAGIPLNAIAPGTIATPMIQAMLDTEAGRQAIDGAVPMPLHGHARPEQIAPLLEWLTSPQNTHVTGQVIFVDGGADAVLRGDSTW; this is encoded by the coding sequence ATGGCCCGCACGTTCCTCATCACCGGCAGTGCGTCCGGAATCGGCGCCGCAACGAGCGCCCATCTGCGCCGACAGGGCGCCCATGTGATCGGCGTCGACCTCCGCGATGCCGACATCACCGCCGACCTCGCCACCGACGAGGGCCGCACGACCCTCGCCGAGCAGGCCGGGGAACTGACCGGCGGTCGCCTCGACGGCGTCGTCGCGTGCGCCGGAGTCGCGCTGTTCGACCCGCTCACGATCAAGGTCAACTACTTCGGCGCGGTCGCGACGCTCGAGAGCCTGCGCCCCCTTCTCGCTGCCGGTACCGATCCGCGTGCGGTCGTGATCTCGTCCGTGGCCTCGGTGCATCCGAGCGATCCGGCGATCGTCGACGCCGCGCTGGCCGGTGACGAGGAAGCAGCCGTGGATGCGGCCCGGGCAGCGGTCGACAGTGGTGCCGGCGCACTGGTGTACGGGTCGTCGAAGGCGGCGATCGCGCGGTGGGTGCGCCGCACCGCGATCACCCCCGAATGGGCGGGCGCGGGCATCCCGCTCAACGCGATCGCGCCGGGCACCATCGCCACACCCATGATCCAGGCGATGCTCGACACCGAGGCCGGGCGGCAAGCCATCGACGGCGCAGTCCCCATGCCGCTGCACGGTCACGCCCGCCCGGAGCAGATCGCTCCGCTGCTCGAGTGGCTCACCTCCCCCCAGAACACGCACGTGACAGGTCAGGTGATCTTCGTCGACGGTGGCGCCGACGCCGTCCTGCGCGGCGACAGCACGTGGTAG
- a CDS encoding ATP-binding cassette domain-containing protein: MTSSEALIEVQGVTKRYGALTAVDDLTFTVRPGRVTGFLGPNGAGKSTMLRMILGLVAPTSGTAAVAGHRYRSLSAPLRTVGALLDAHHVHGGRSGRDHLRMLASAAGIGSRRVEEVLGIVGLADAADRRAGAYSLGMRQRLGIAAALLGDPRVLVLDEPVNGLDTEGIRWVRNLLRGMADEGRTVFLSSHLMSEMELVADHLVVIGGGRLLADEATSAFVARSGRHRARVRSLDDGALARRLTADGAVVTSPEGGPSAGLVVSGVDGETIGRAALAARIPLVELTPVRSTLEDVYTGLFDAGAFEGGTFESGQVETR, encoded by the coding sequence ATGACCAGCAGCGAAGCCCTCATCGAGGTGCAGGGCGTCACGAAACGCTACGGCGCACTGACCGCCGTCGACGATCTCACGTTCACGGTGCGGCCTGGACGGGTCACCGGGTTCCTCGGCCCGAACGGAGCCGGGAAGTCGACGATGCTGCGCATGATCCTCGGTCTGGTGGCACCGACGTCCGGCACCGCGGCGGTCGCGGGACATCGCTATCGGTCGCTGAGCGCGCCGCTGCGTACCGTCGGTGCCCTGCTCGACGCGCACCACGTGCACGGTGGGCGGAGCGGCCGGGACCATCTCCGGATGCTCGCGAGCGCCGCCGGTATCGGGTCGAGGCGGGTCGAGGAGGTGCTCGGCATCGTCGGCCTGGCGGATGCCGCCGACCGTCGTGCGGGCGCGTACTCCCTGGGTATGCGCCAGCGTCTGGGGATCGCCGCCGCGTTGCTGGGCGACCCGCGGGTACTGGTCCTCGACGAACCCGTCAACGGCCTCGACACCGAAGGCATCCGGTGGGTACGGAATCTACTGCGTGGCATGGCCGACGAAGGCCGCACCGTGTTCCTTTCCAGTCACCTGATGAGCGAGATGGAACTGGTCGCCGACCACCTCGTCGTGATCGGCGGCGGGCGTCTGCTCGCCGACGAGGCGACATCGGCGTTCGTCGCCCGGTCCGGACGCCACCGCGCTCGGGTCCGCTCCCTCGACGACGGGGCACTCGCCCGCAGGCTCACCGCCGACGGAGCCGTCGTCACCTCGCCCGAAGGCGGTCCGTCCGCTGGGCTCGTCGTGAGTGGTGTCGACGGCGAGACGATCGGTAGAGCGGCTCTCGCGGCACGGATTCCCCTCGTGGAACTGACCCCGGTGCGCTCCACCCTCGAGGACGTCTACACCGGCCTGTTCGACGCGGGCGCATTCGAGGGCGGGACATTCGAGAGCGGACAGGTGGAGACGCGATGA
- a CDS encoding carbon-phosphorus lyase complex subunit PhnI — translation MGYSGARGGLDAILAAENLVRGARNHDPAPWLTTHQITGRMRLAVDRVMGEGSLYHEDTAADALRQAEGDIIEATHLVRAHQSTMPRLAVSEPIDPDEMVVLRRVVPAHRTPDGPQLLGRTSDYTGRMLDRDPRPGGPVVPESGFEEQERSSQDRHPRRFSEWLREQDLLVDHRPTEPHNPTEPHSTGPGTDEPFDLTRHPARPPAPRSAVLASMARAETGSLIGTWYRSIRGTEGNFHEVTLGEVRHGRLPLRVRHPHTGESVLLGHVRASECEAIEDLDGPDEDRSRFDVGYGLCFGHNERKAIAMANLDIACRRFGDADGLEQVLLLTTDGLDSCGFLEHLKLPHYVTFRSMIDRKRAVRGVDGQLDAVAERTAEPVGRTC, via the coding sequence ATGGGATATTCGGGAGCACGCGGCGGGCTCGACGCCATCCTCGCCGCCGAGAACCTGGTCCGCGGCGCCAGGAACCACGACCCTGCGCCGTGGTTGACCACCCACCAGATCACCGGCCGGATGCGCCTGGCCGTCGACCGGGTCATGGGCGAAGGCAGCCTCTACCACGAAGACACCGCCGCCGATGCGCTACGTCAGGCCGAGGGCGACATCATCGAGGCCACTCACCTGGTGCGTGCACACCAGTCGACGATGCCGCGGCTGGCGGTCAGCGAGCCGATCGATCCCGACGAAATGGTGGTCCTGCGCCGCGTGGTTCCCGCGCACCGCACTCCGGACGGACCCCAATTGCTGGGCCGCACCAGCGACTACACGGGGCGGATGCTGGACCGTGACCCGCGTCCGGGCGGCCCGGTGGTACCCGAGAGCGGATTCGAGGAACAGGAACGCTCGTCACAGGACCGCCACCCGCGGCGATTCTCGGAATGGCTTCGTGAGCAGGATCTGCTCGTGGACCACCGGCCCACCGAGCCGCACAACCCCACCGAACCGCACAGCACAGGGCCGGGCACCGACGAGCCCTTCGACCTGACGCGGCACCCGGCGCGGCCACCGGCGCCCCGCTCCGCCGTACTGGCGAGCATGGCCCGGGCCGAGACCGGTTCGTTGATCGGGACCTGGTACCGCTCGATCCGCGGTACCGAGGGGAACTTCCACGAGGTGACCCTCGGCGAGGTCCGGCACGGCCGCCTGCCGCTACGGGTGCGTCACCCCCACACCGGAGAGTCGGTGCTGCTCGGTCACGTCCGTGCCTCCGAATGCGAGGCCATCGAGGACCTCGACGGCCCGGACGAGGATCGGAGCCGGTTCGACGTCGGCTACGGACTGTGCTTCGGGCACAACGAACGCAAGGCCATCGCGATGGCGAATCTCGACATCGCCTGCCGCCGGTTCGGCGATGCCGACGGGCTCGAGCAGGTCCTGCTGCTCACCACCGACGGTCTCGATTCCTGTGGCTTCCTGGAGCACCTCAAGCTGCCGCACTACGTCACCTTCCGCTCGATGATCGACCGCAAGCGAGCCGTCCGCGGGGTCGACGGACAGCTCGACGCTGTCGCCGAGCGCACCGCCGAACCTGTCGGAAGGACCTGTTGA
- a CDS encoding TetR family transcriptional regulator, whose product MTEASRTVMNRRRSAMRMDIAASAARLFLERGFDETSVEDIARGADISVRTFYRYCDAKEDTLTPIIASGIRDFVSYLADRPEDEPVEIAVHAAFVESLRQDRYAHIVSTRDLFVLLTSVPGMRARWMVAALDLTDELRPVIGARAGHDPQSLEARLLSHTLIGALTVALEHWVTCVSDEGAPRVEAAELAASALSVVRFARR is encoded by the coding sequence GTGACCGAAGCGAGCCGCACCGTGATGAATCGACGGCGATCCGCCATGCGAATGGACATCGCGGCCAGCGCTGCGCGACTCTTCCTCGAACGCGGCTTCGACGAGACGTCGGTCGAGGACATCGCCCGGGGTGCCGACATCTCGGTGCGCACCTTCTACCGGTACTGCGATGCCAAGGAGGACACACTGACCCCGATCATCGCGTCGGGTATCCGCGACTTCGTCTCCTATCTGGCCGACAGGCCCGAGGACGAACCCGTGGAGATCGCGGTCCATGCCGCATTCGTCGAGTCCTTGCGCCAGGACCGCTACGCTCACATCGTCTCCACCAGAGACCTTTTCGTTCTCCTCACGTCTGTTCCGGGCATGCGCGCACGATGGATGGTCGCCGCCCTCGATCTCACCGACGAACTGCGTCCCGTCATCGGAGCTCGCGCCGGGCACGACCCGCAGAGCTTGGAGGCGCGGCTGCTGTCGCACACGTTGATCGGCGCGCTGACCGTTGCTCTCGAACACTGGGTCACGTGCGTATCCGACGAAGGGGCGCCGCGGGTGGAGGCGGCGGAGCTGGCTGCCTCGGCGCTGAGCGTCGTCCGCTTCGCACGCAGATGA
- a CDS encoding sensor histidine kinase, which yields MTGLQLRDWWWRTAQFGGAVFVFVVVLHTLTSDTGLSDRSAAILALCQGGAVALVVVSPLGGVMLALGAVVVASLAEPGQLWVDPVVNSYLVVLALAGLRVRPRVAVGMWTATVAAGVALAGSVRPPEALRDFLEISVLAALVLVAGGAVRAALEARSRLTAEQEATERERERGAALAERTRIARELHDVVVHHMSVVAIQAQAARYRIQDPPSELVAGLEAIRASASEALGEMRRILGVLRADDADDLLAPPRPAPTLSDIDGLVSGIRSTGTTVDLEVGGAARPLPAGIEMSAYRIVQEALSNAVRHSPGSVIRVEIDYEEEDLVVLVQNGPGTSPGTESASAGGGQGQIGMRERVDSLKGQLTAGPTGGGGYRVHVRIPATPRERESREQEPRERESGGGSR from the coding sequence GTGACCGGCCTGCAGCTCCGGGACTGGTGGTGGCGCACCGCTCAGTTCGGCGGCGCGGTCTTCGTCTTCGTCGTCGTCCTGCACACGCTCACCTCCGACACCGGTCTGTCCGATCGTTCCGCCGCGATCCTGGCACTGTGCCAGGGCGGCGCGGTCGCGTTGGTCGTGGTCAGCCCTCTGGGCGGAGTGATGCTCGCGCTCGGGGCCGTGGTGGTCGCCTCACTCGCGGAACCGGGGCAGCTGTGGGTGGACCCGGTCGTCAACAGCTATCTCGTCGTTCTCGCGCTCGCCGGTCTGCGGGTCCGGCCCCGAGTTGCCGTCGGCATGTGGACGGCCACCGTCGCCGCCGGCGTGGCACTGGCAGGCTCGGTGCGGCCGCCGGAGGCGCTGCGCGACTTCCTCGAGATCTCCGTACTCGCCGCACTCGTCCTGGTCGCCGGCGGTGCCGTCCGTGCGGCGCTCGAGGCCCGATCCCGGCTGACCGCCGAACAGGAGGCGACCGAACGCGAACGTGAACGGGGCGCGGCACTCGCCGAACGGACCCGCATCGCCCGGGAACTGCACGACGTCGTCGTCCATCACATGTCGGTCGTCGCGATCCAGGCGCAGGCCGCGAGATACCGGATCCAGGATCCCCCGTCGGAGCTGGTGGCCGGTCTCGAGGCCATCCGCGCGAGCGCATCCGAGGCGCTGGGCGAGATGCGTCGAATCCTCGGGGTGCTGCGAGCCGACGACGCCGACGATCTGCTGGCGCCGCCGCGGCCCGCACCGACGCTCTCGGACATCGACGGGCTGGTCTCCGGAATCCGTTCCACCGGGACCACTGTCGATCTGGAAGTCGGCGGCGCCGCTCGTCCGCTCCCGGCCGGAATCGAGATGAGTGCGTACCGGATCGTCCAGGAGGCGCTGAGCAACGCGGTGCGTCACAGCCCGGGATCGGTGATCCGAGTCGAGATCGACTACGAGGAGGAGGATCTGGTGGTCCTGGTGCAGAACGGTCCGGGAACGTCGCCGGGCACCGAGAGTGCCTCCGCAGGCGGCGGACAGGGACAGATCGGCATGCGTGAGCGGGTGGACTCCCTCAAGGGGCAACTCACCGCCGGCCCCACCGGTGGCGGCGGCTATCGGGTGCACGTTCGCATACCCGCCACTCCGCGCGAGCGCGAATCACGGGAACAGGAACCGCGCGAGCGGGAATCGGGAGGGGGCTCGCGGTGA
- the phnH gene encoding phosphonate C-P lyase system protein PhnH has protein sequence MSENILPAQAPPAVLGAGLDPVRAQQVYRAVLEAFARPGSRQLLPPSHFPPALLPMLALADLETGTHLIEGDDGGWGPVLAVATGAPAVSQPRAKYVTALAPVTAATVARMHTGTARSPESGATLVLAVDSLDGGDPVRLTGPGLRTECEFAPRVIDPEIWAAREEKVAEFPAGIDLLFVARDGSLVGIPRTTAVTHSYRDGTDPRLLPDPGRSGGGQSDDTEKAY, from the coding sequence ATGAGTGAGAACATCCTGCCCGCGCAGGCGCCACCCGCGGTACTCGGCGCGGGGCTGGACCCGGTCCGTGCCCAGCAGGTGTACCGAGCGGTGCTCGAGGCCTTCGCCCGACCGGGTAGCCGGCAGTTGCTGCCTCCCAGCCATTTTCCCCCGGCACTCCTGCCGATGCTGGCGCTGGCCGACCTCGAGACGGGAACGCATCTGATCGAGGGCGACGACGGGGGCTGGGGCCCGGTGCTGGCCGTCGCCACCGGTGCCCCGGCGGTATCGCAACCGAGAGCGAAGTACGTCACCGCACTCGCCCCGGTCACGGCCGCCACGGTCGCCCGGATGCACACGGGAACGGCACGTAGCCCGGAGTCGGGCGCCACCCTCGTCCTCGCCGTCGACTCGCTCGACGGCGGCGATCCGGTCCGGCTCACCGGCCCCGGCCTGCGGACGGAATGCGAATTCGCGCCGCGGGTGATCGACCCGGAGATCTGGGCGGCCCGGGAGGAGAAGGTCGCGGAGTTCCCCGCGGGGATCGACCTGCTGTTCGTCGCTCGCGACGGCTCGCTGGTCGGGATTCCGCGCACGACAGCTGTCACGCACTCGTACCGGGACGGCACCGATCCGAGGCTGCTCCCTGACCCCGGCCGCTCCGGCGGCGGGCAGTCCGACGACACCGAAAAGGCTTACTGA
- a CDS encoding DUF1254 domain-containing protein, which translates to MALRRSGGVRRRTAAALTGVCLATIAAAGCSNDDPAPDLQSAVDLEAVDLAATVDDAYSFTYPLYELARHRWNALETADGTTSTTLNTFAHSRSLAGPDDTWANAPSLDVLYSTAWLDLAAGPVHLDTPDTGDRFSVLTLIDFYSNTFFYAGERTTGTQAQRYFVVAPDWQGDAPADATLVRATTNDVYVNLRVQTAGPADEAATNAVQDGFRFTPTTPVSGDGTGRVRPVADDPENYLDVVNQMLALDPPPAEEQGLLDRFRAVGVCGSECSWDELSEDVKDVWRTEFPGLGRYFERLAGDGRSSGWIDYSPPGNLLGTTEQKDYDLRAYSLATGGGMLGMSREEANYWITFTGSDDQPLLGSRDYTLHLPPGGIPSAAFWSITLYEVRDTGQFPTPNPVDRYVISSETEGLVTNPDGGIDITIRAAAPDTSGTNWLPSPADGTPFILFARSYIPESSVLAGDYTMPPVTPA; encoded by the coding sequence ATGGCGTTGCGACGGAGTGGTGGAGTGCGCAGGCGCACGGCTGCCGCGCTCACCGGGGTGTGCCTGGCTACGATCGCGGCTGCCGGATGCTCGAACGACGACCCTGCGCCCGACCTGCAGTCGGCGGTCGATCTCGAAGCCGTCGACCTCGCCGCCACCGTCGACGACGCCTACTCGTTCACGTACCCGCTCTACGAGCTGGCGCGCCACCGCTGGAACGCTCTGGAGACCGCTGACGGTACGACCAGCACCACGTTGAACACCTTCGCCCATTCGCGCAGCCTGGCGGGCCCGGACGACACGTGGGCGAATGCGCCCAGCTTGGACGTGCTGTACTCCACCGCTTGGCTGGACCTCGCTGCCGGGCCGGTCCACCTCGACACCCCGGACACCGGGGACCGATTCTCCGTGCTCACACTGATCGACTTCTACTCCAACACGTTCTTCTATGCCGGCGAACGCACCACGGGTACGCAGGCCCAGCGATACTTCGTCGTCGCACCGGACTGGCAGGGCGATGCGCCTGCGGATGCGACCCTCGTGCGCGCCACCACGAACGACGTCTACGTGAACCTGCGGGTCCAGACGGCCGGTCCCGCAGATGAGGCGGCCACGAATGCCGTTCAGGACGGATTCCGCTTCACTCCCACCACGCCCGTCTCGGGGGACGGCACCGGTCGAGTACGCCCCGTGGCGGACGATCCCGAGAACTATCTCGACGTCGTCAACCAGATGCTCGCGCTCGATCCGCCACCCGCCGAAGAACAAGGTCTACTCGACCGTTTCCGTGCTGTCGGCGTGTGCGGGTCCGAGTGCAGCTGGGACGAACTGAGTGAGGACGTCAAGGACGTCTGGCGGACCGAGTTCCCCGGCCTCGGCCGGTACTTCGAACGACTGGCCGGTGACGGCCGATCGAGCGGGTGGATCGACTACAGCCCGCCCGGCAACCTGCTCGGCACGACCGAGCAGAAGGACTACGACCTGCGGGCGTACTCGTTGGCCACCGGTGGTGGAATGCTCGGGATGTCTCGCGAGGAGGCCAACTACTGGATCACCTTCACCGGATCCGACGATCAGCCTCTGCTCGGTAGTCGTGACTACACCCTGCATCTACCCCCCGGTGGCATCCCCTCCGCGGCGTTCTGGTCGATCACGCTCTACGAAGTCCGCGACACCGGCCAGTTCCCGACGCCCAACCCCGTCGACCGCTACGTGATCAGCAGCGAGACCGAAGGACTGGTCACCAACCCCGACGGCGGTATCGACATCACGATACGAGCAGCGGCGCCCGACACCTCCGGTACCAACTGGCTGCCGAGTCCGGCCGACGGCACCCCCTTCATCCTCTTCGCCCGTTCCTACATCCCCGAATCATCCGTTCTGGCAGGCGACTACACGATGCCGCCCGTCACTCCCGCGTAA
- a CDS encoding response regulator transcription factor has translation MTIRVVIADDQAMVREGLGVVLDAQDDIEVVGQVADGRRAVDMVARTHPDVVLMDVRMPVLDGLAATAVVRENHPDTAVIVLTTYDLDEYVYRALRAGASGFLLKDASAQELADAVRTVAEGEALLAPRVTRRLLTRFARMGPAETVPPQRLTMLTPRENEVLVSLAGGLTNAEIAGELFIAEQTVKTHVGRILDKLGLRDRTQAVVFAYEHGVVAPDTGR, from the coding sequence GTGACGATCCGGGTGGTGATCGCCGACGACCAGGCGATGGTGCGGGAAGGACTCGGCGTCGTGCTGGACGCGCAGGACGACATCGAGGTGGTGGGTCAGGTCGCGGACGGCAGGCGCGCGGTCGACATGGTGGCCCGCACTCACCCCGACGTCGTCCTCATGGATGTCCGGATGCCGGTTCTCGACGGCCTCGCGGCGACGGCAGTGGTGCGGGAGAACCATCCCGACACGGCAGTGATCGTGTTGACCACCTACGACCTCGACGAGTACGTCTACCGCGCGCTGCGGGCAGGTGCGAGTGGATTCCTGCTCAAGGATGCGTCCGCGCAGGAGCTCGCGGACGCGGTCCGGACGGTCGCGGAAGGCGAGGCGCTGCTCGCACCGAGGGTCACCCGGAGGCTGCTCACTCGGTTCGCCCGCATGGGGCCGGCGGAGACCGTGCCGCCGCAGCGCCTCACCATGTTGACGCCCCGCGAGAACGAGGTGCTGGTGTCGCTGGCGGGCGGGCTCACGAACGCGGAGATCGCCGGAGAACTGTTCATCGCCGAGCAGACCGTGAAGACCCATGTCGGCCGGATCCTCGACAAGCTCGGGCTGCGCGATCGGACCCAGGCTGTGGTCTTCGCCTACGAGCACGGGGTGGTGGCACCCGACACCGGGCGCTGA
- a CDS encoding ABC transporter permease subunit: MSGNSGLSAQIRSELVKIRSVRSLTILPVVMTVLVPAMALFVGVTGSLDPDDTVFGGALTGGILGLAVAGIWGALVVTGEYSSGTIEPVLTVTPLRGRVLAAKAVVVGVAAILLAIPACAAAFGIGLVTLDGHVTGDPVPALLGIALAYGAVGVLGVACGTVLRSSAGAVAVVLGVLILPELIGPLLGSLQPWITGAAPSAVVVKLSQSADAAPEVMGSWGGWVSLMILVSYTAVVAVAARAVFVARDA, from the coding sequence ATGAGCGGGAACAGCGGCCTGTCCGCCCAGATCCGTTCCGAGCTGGTGAAGATCCGGTCGGTGCGGTCACTGACGATTCTGCCCGTCGTGATGACGGTGCTGGTCCCGGCGATGGCGTTGTTCGTCGGCGTCACCGGCAGCCTGGACCCGGACGACACCGTGTTCGGAGGCGCACTCACCGGAGGCATTCTCGGGCTCGCCGTTGCAGGGATCTGGGGAGCGCTCGTGGTGACCGGCGAGTACTCCAGCGGAACGATCGAGCCGGTGCTGACCGTGACCCCGCTCCGTGGCCGGGTGCTCGCAGCGAAGGCTGTGGTGGTGGGCGTCGCGGCCATCCTGCTCGCGATACCCGCGTGCGCCGCCGCGTTCGGCATCGGTCTCGTCACGCTCGACGGGCACGTCACCGGGGATCCCGTACCCGCCCTGCTCGGTATCGCGCTCGCCTACGGCGCCGTGGGCGTCCTCGGTGTGGCCTGCGGAACGGTGTTGCGGTCCTCGGCCGGAGCGGTGGCCGTCGTCCTCGGGGTGCTGATCCTGCCCGAGTTGATCGGCCCGCTACTCGGCAGCCTGCAGCCGTGGATCACGGGTGCCGCGCCGTCCGCGGTCGTCGTCAAGCTCTCCCAGAGCGCGGACGCCGCGCCCGAAGTGATGGGATCGTGGGGAGGGTGGGTGTCCCTGATGATCCTGGTGTCGTACACGGCCGTCGTGGCGGTCGCGGCTCGGGCGGTGTTCGTGGCGCGGGACGCGTGA
- a CDS encoding GntR family transcriptional regulator — protein MTQQRYRLIADELEGEIAGMAPGSKLDSEHTLMKRFGVGRAAARAAVQELERRLRVRRVQGAGTFVTKRIDYVISRDRPPSWHRTVREAGAHPRSVVLDRAIEPLPADCAVLLEAPVGTPTHRMVRMSYIDDVVAGTAVEWIVHDAVPDLADAMRVEESLDEVLRQVGHVEAVRSWCRTASDIPPPDVQQRLELATAVPVWVVESVNRDPATGRPLTYSTAWMRGDAVRVVMEIGSTGAPDGAPSRTPAPDTKEVAWK, from the coding sequence ATGACGCAGCAGCGGTACCGGCTCATCGCGGACGAACTCGAAGGCGAGATCGCCGGGATGGCGCCCGGGAGCAAGCTCGACAGCGAACACACCCTCATGAAGCGTTTCGGCGTCGGCCGCGCCGCAGCCCGTGCCGCCGTGCAGGAACTCGAACGCAGGCTGCGAGTGCGCCGGGTCCAGGGAGCGGGCACGTTCGTCACCAAGCGGATCGACTACGTCATCTCGCGGGATCGGCCACCGTCCTGGCATCGGACCGTGCGGGAGGCCGGCGCGCACCCGCGGTCGGTGGTCCTCGACCGTGCGATCGAGCCGCTCCCCGCCGACTGCGCGGTGCTGCTCGAGGCCCCGGTGGGCACACCGACCCACCGCATGGTGCGAATGAGCTACATCGACGACGTCGTCGCCGGGACCGCAGTCGAGTGGATCGTGCACGACGCGGTCCCGGATCTGGCCGATGCGATGCGGGTCGAGGAGTCGCTCGACGAGGTGCTGCGGCAGGTCGGTCACGTCGAGGCGGTGCGCTCGTGGTGTCGCACCGCCTCCGACATCCCGCCGCCGGACGTCCAGCAGCGTCTCGAACTCGCGACCGCGGTACCCGTGTGGGTCGTCGAGAGCGTCAACCGGGATCCGGCCACCGGCCGTCCCCTCACGTACAGCACGGCGTGGATGCGCGGGGACGCCGTCCGCGTCGTCATGGAGATCGGCTCCACCGGTGCGCCCGACGGAGCGCCGTCACGAACACCGGCGCCGGACACGAAAGAGGTTGCCTGGAAATGA
- a CDS encoding phosphonate C-P lyase system protein PhnG, protein MTSITYTRERVAELLAAAAENDLVELADECLSDGAQFAVLAAPEIGSIAAQVREPIMHHRFFLGDVLACRAEVSLDGTRGWAMRMGDNRVATLAAAVCDAEVTAERPRADRIRQLCARIERDRELADRDEWAALAPTVVQFEELT, encoded by the coding sequence ATGACATCCATCACATACACCCGTGAGCGGGTCGCGGAGTTGCTGGCCGCGGCCGCCGAGAACGACCTGGTCGAGCTCGCGGACGAATGTCTGTCCGACGGTGCGCAATTCGCCGTTCTCGCCGCGCCGGAGATCGGATCGATCGCGGCGCAGGTGCGTGAACCGATCATGCATCACCGCTTCTTCCTCGGTGACGTCCTCGCCTGCCGCGCCGAAGTGAGTCTGGACGGCACCCGCGGATGGGCGATGCGGATGGGAGACAACCGTGTTGCCACCCTGGCGGCGGCGGTATGCGACGCGGAGGTGACGGCCGAGCGGCCCCGAGCCGACCGGATCCGGCAACTGTGTGCGCGCATCGAGCGGGACCGCGAGCTGGCCGATCGCGACGAGTGGGCCGCACTCGCCCCCACCGTCGTCCAATTCGAGGAGTTGACCTGA